The sequence CGGTTAATTCTTCTGGTTTAATTTCTTCAACAGCATATTTGGTAGAAGGATTGCCTTCTCTGTCAGTAATTGAGATACCACCATCTGTCAAACGTTCCAACAAATCATCAATCTGCTCTGCTTCAAGTTCAAAAGGGATAACTAATTTTTCAGTAACTTCATCATCAACAGCAACTCCCTCTTTTTTATGGTTGCGAATAAAATCTGCAACTTGAACATTAAAAGTACTTGATGTTTTTTTCTTATTATTTACCATTTTTCCTCTATTCCATATTTCTTTTTTGAGCGATCAGGGCTGCTAACCCCTCAACTGCAGTATCTACATCACCATGATTACTACTCTCTCGAATGGCTTTGCTTTGTTTGCGCATTTCTTGTCGCTGCAAACATTTATCAATTTGATCTTCAATCTGCCTAATTTCACCTTCAGAAATTTCTTCAGGAAGATTTTCTTCTAAAACACGATAATAAGTTTCCTGAAGCTGATTGGAAAGCTGAGACAAATCATAAGCATTAATCTCACCATTAGTTTTGAGAATTTGATAAAGCTCTTGTAATTCTGGCGTTGTAAATTTAAAATGAGCACGATTACGAAATTCATTCAAGAGGTAATCGTGGTGAAGTAAGCGGTGGAATAATTGACTCTCGGCTTTAGTCAAAGCGGTTAGCTGTTTAGTTACCGGCAAATCTACTAAAACCTGCTGCTTGGCTGACTCTTGTTCGCTGATTTGTGAACGCATTTGCAGCCGTTCATTATTAACTGCTTGTTCAAGCTGTAAATAATCAAAATCTGGTAGAAACTCAGCTACTTTATTAATATAGGTATTCTGAGCTGTTATAGACGGCGAAGCAGCAATAACCTTAGCTATCTTTTCGACATAGTCAATTTCCGCTTGCAAGTTATCAATATTTTCAGGTTTTAGATGTTCAATCCAAAACTCAGCACTGCTAATCCTTGCTTGTTTTAACAGCTTTTTTAATTCCTCTTCTGAATTTTCCTTGATAAATTCATCTGGATCCATTTGTCCGGGAATTCTAACAATTTCCACCGCCATATTAGACAGCAAGTCCAATGATTTAGCAATAGCATTTTGTCCAGCTTTATCACCATCATAGGTCAAAATAACTTTTTTAGTAAATTTTCTTAAATGCTTAACATGTTCTGGTGTTAGCGCTGTTCCCATAGAAGCAACGGCATTAGGAATACCCGCACGATAGGCCGCAATAACATCCATAAAGCCTTCCATGAGATAGAGCTCATATTCTTTTTTAGCTGCAGCCTTAGCCTTATCCAAATGATAAAGTTCGTAAGATTTATTAAAAATGACTGTTGAACGCGTATTCTTATACTTTGCTAATTTTTTAGAAATATCTTCTTCTGTCCAAATCCGTCCTGAAAAACCTATAATGTGTCCAAATTCATCAGTCAAAGGAAACATGATCCGATTACGAAAAGCATCATAAATGGAATTGTTATCTGACAGATTAAACAAACCTGAATTAATAATTGTATCTTCATCATATTTTTTGAGCATGGCTTGATACAGATAATCATACTCATTTGGAGCCAAACCTATTTTGAAATAGGTGATAAGTTCATCTGTCAAACCTCTCTGATAAAGGTACTGTCGTGCAGTTTCTCCAACTTTCGTCGTCTTCAAAACAGCTTGATAGAACTTGTTCGCATCTTCATTGATATTAAAAAGTTTTTGATGTGGATGTTTCTTTTTAACTTCTTGACTCTTATCTTGAATAGTAACATTAATACCTGAACGCTCAGCTAAAACCTGAACGCTTTCCAGAAAGCTAATATTGCGATAATCCTCAATAAATTTAAAAACATCTCCTGAGCGGCCACAACCAAAGCAATGAAAAAATTGACGATCTTCAATAACATTAAAAGAAGGTGTCTTTTCTTTGTGAAAAGGACAAAGTCCTAAATAATTACGACCGGAGCGTGAAAGACTGACAACTTCACCAATAACATCAACGATGTTAATACTGTCTTTGATTTCTTTGATCTTTTCTTTATCAACAACCAGAAGTCATCACCTCCACCTCAAAAGTGCTTTTTAGCATTGCCTTTTATTATAACATTTTAGAAGTTTCTTGTAAAATAAATGATAGGCAAAAAGCACTTTCAGGGTTAAGTTTAGACTTTAACCTGAAAGTGCTTTATAACAACTTTTCATTACTTAACTAATAGAATTGGCATAGACAGCATTGTTATAATTTGATTTTAGGTGAATGGCTTTAAAAATCCACGCCTCGCTTTTGCCATTTTGATTGAAACGGCTGACCAAAGAGTTACTAAAAACATTATCATAAATTTTGACAAGGCCAACATCAGAAGAATGCTGTCCGATAGTTCCGCTGTATGCTATTATCTTGCCATGACTGTCTATATAAGGAACAAAAGAGTTATTAGCAATCGTGATGTTATTGCACAACTGCTTCTCTTTATTATAATTTTCATAATTTGGATCAATAGTCTTTATCAACCCACCATCCCAAACACCGCTAGACTCAGCGGCATCCAGCTGAATAACTTCTGCATAAAAATCATGAAGATCTGCATTATCATCAATCTTACTGACATTAGTTAATTCAGGGGCATAGCCAGTAAATTGATTTCCTTCAAAAGTTGAATTTTGCAAGGAACCTAAGTCAAAAATGTGGCTTCCTTTTTTATGCACCATGGTAAAACTATTGTTACAAATTTTCCAATTATCACCATGATCAGCCATAATCATAAACTGATTTCCTTTTTCTAAATCACTGGCTTTTATATTGATATTGCGCATGGTGAAATTCTTTACACCATCACTAGCTGATGTCCCAGTTGCAAAAGCAAACCAATAAGCCGTTCCTTCAACCAAAAGTGTCGTATTATCTCCACGAATTTCAGTATCAGATGTTAAAGTGATATAGTCCTTGTCTGGTGTCTGACTGCCAATCTTAAATTCACCGTTTGGCAAACTTAAGATAGTACCAGAATGTTGTTTAGCATATGCAAAAGCTTGTTTAAGAATCTCATTATTTTGAGCTGCAGTATTTTCTGATTTTAGCTGAACTTCATAAACCCTATCCAAATCTTTTTCTTGAATATTCGTCACCTTGCCGCCCTCATCAAAGGTGATGTCATACTTATAGCCACCTGTGGTATTGCTATGATTATAAGAAATATGGTCGATTTTACCAGCTGAAGCACGATAATCCGTTAAACTGCTACCATCCAAATCAGCTGTCGCAGAGGATTTTAATTTGACAATTTGACCTTTACTATACTTTGATCTTTTCGTTTTAACTAGGTCTTTTTCTTGAACATATTTCAAAGCTTTACCATTATCAAATGTAACTTCATAACTATAATAACGCTTTTGACGACTGTCCCTTTGTGATGTTATTTTTTTAACTGTCCCAATCCAATTTTGGTAATGAGACAGCCCCTTTCCAAGACTGTCTTTTTTAGCTGAGGAACTGATCTGAACCTTTTCACCTGAATAGTAACGTGCTGTTTGTTCCATCTTCTTACCAAAAGGAAAGGAAATAGTTATCGATTTATTGATTTTTTCAAGATGAAGACTCTTAGCAAGTACTCCAAAAGAATTGGTAAATGCTAAGAGTAAAACGGCTGATGCGACAAAAAGAGTCAAGATAATGATTTCATTTTTTCGAACCAGCCCTTTTCGCTGACGTTTTCTATTCTTCATTTTCTTCCTTTCAGTAAATTAATGATAATATTGTAGCATACTTTCATTTTAGCAGCATTTCAATTTTACCACAATTTTGAAAAAAGTGAAGCATAAGTATTGTAAAACCTAGTGTCTTCCTGTATAATAAGAATCTGATGAAAAGAAAGGAAATCTAAAATGATCAAAGAATTGAAAGATTTTTTATTTAAGGGTAACGTCCTAGATCTTGCAGTAGCTGTTGTTATGGGGGCTGCTTTTAACGCCATTATCACTTCCTTAGTTTCGGATGTTATTACTCCCCTATTCCTCAACCCAGTTTTAAAAGCTGCCAATGTTAAAAATATTGCTCAGCTTTCATGGAACGGTGTTGCATATGGCAGTTTCTTAAGTGCAGTTATCAACTTTCTTATCGTTGGTACAACACTTTTCTTCGTTGTTAAAGCTGCAAACAAAGCAGTATCGCTTGGCAAGAAACAAGAGGAAGAAGCTGCAACTGAAACTAACCCAAC comes from Streptococcus troglodytae and encodes:
- the dnaG gene encoding DNA primase translates to MVVDKEKIKEIKDSINIVDVIGEVVSLSRSGRNYLGLCPFHKEKTPSFNVIEDRQFFHCFGCGRSGDVFKFIEDYRNISFLESVQVLAERSGINVTIQDKSQEVKKKHPHQKLFNINEDANKFYQAVLKTTKVGETARQYLYQRGLTDELITYFKIGLAPNEYDYLYQAMLKKYDEDTIINSGLFNLSDNNSIYDAFRNRIMFPLTDEFGHIIGFSGRIWTEEDISKKLAKYKNTRSTVIFNKSYELYHLDKAKAAAKKEYELYLMEGFMDVIAAYRAGIPNAVASMGTALTPEHVKHLRKFTKKVILTYDGDKAGQNAIAKSLDLLSNMAVEIVRIPGQMDPDEFIKENSEEELKKLLKQARISSAEFWIEHLKPENIDNLQAEIDYVEKIAKVIAASPSITAQNTYINKVAEFLPDFDYLQLEQAVNNERLQMRSQISEQESAKQQVLVDLPVTKQLTALTKAESQLFHRLLHHDYLLNEFRNRAHFKFTTPELQELYQILKTNGEINAYDLSQLSNQLQETYYRVLEENLPEEISEGEIRQIEDQIDKCLQRQEMRKQSKAIRESSNHGDVDTAVEGLAALIAQKRNME
- a CDS encoding HlyD family secretion protein yields the protein MKNRKRQRKGLVRKNEIIILTLFVASAVLLLAFTNSFGVLAKSLHLEKINKSITISFPFGKKMEQTARYYSGEKVQISSSAKKDSLGKGLSHYQNWIGTVKKITSQRDSRQKRYYSYEVTFDNGKALKYVQEKDLVKTKRSKYSKGQIVKLKSSATADLDGSSLTDYRASAGKIDHISYNHSNTTGGYKYDITFDEGGKVTNIQEKDLDRVYEVQLKSENTAAQNNEILKQAFAYAKQHSGTILSLPNGEFKIGSQTPDKDYITLTSDTEIRGDNTTLLVEGTAYWFAFATGTSASDGVKNFTMRNINIKASDLEKGNQFMIMADHGDNWKICNNSFTMVHKKGSHIFDLGSLQNSTFEGNQFTGYAPELTNVSKIDDNADLHDFYAEVIQLDAAESSGVWDGGLIKTIDPNYENYNKEKQLCNNITIANNSFVPYIDSHGKIIAYSGTIGQHSSDVGLVKIYDNVFSNSLVSRFNQNGKSEAWIFKAIHLKSNYNNAVYANSIS
- the mscL gene encoding large conductance mechanosensitive channel protein MscL, with the protein product MIKELKDFLFKGNVLDLAVAVVMGAAFNAIITSLVSDVITPLFLNPVLKAANVKNIAQLSWNGVAYGSFLSAVINFLIVGTTLFFVVKAANKAVSLGKKQEEEAATETNPTEVELLADIKALLEKQN